Proteins from a single region of Palaemon carinicauda isolate YSFRI2023 chromosome 1, ASM3689809v2, whole genome shotgun sequence:
- the LOC137656855 gene encoding uncharacterized protein isoform X1 has translation MSSTGLKLRDTRELLARPDQNQPEESVHLHFTGSLQSQEVSIGAKELSTEKTVNSMSPSLAMANANSPPSNQNESLGKETIASQNSSREIEPIPKKKRILEASEILQELKESEKQPTSSEDILARACSAVGIGGDLSDSVVEESLPNHQEHNGEIHRVAPNYPYSRGLRIPPQNIPLSPRLRSVDEIRFRHPFHPAFRPPSESTYGMEIRPLYNHGYPVPSRLPLHPNEAHRYYAVPRYPNRYAYGGPPGHIPPSIPRPPVLRPAPPNAPHEHRPSMPHPTQGYPYDPHHIPRPTIHHVPPTVSQLHHEHRVEPSKIRHIHPATSETRPVQQSHPEIAYRLPNQHSLAVGPVSPEHLSPTSIKHPYPQPSNPIPIQPKLHGNPQNHLQDSRGLHARVNEAYVSGVIHGIHPTIGSPHHNSSQELSCENPFQIPDLQDNKNIAHVSKHQTIASSHDPSYVKVLTSSLEKNKPELSIVSPMGNKTEQAETEFMIDRSTTISRSTGQNSLLPRRPRQPPEPCVELIPILAPTQEEKCSKGKFNERIQQSPPVSSHLDVDRKQLCPPNTLHERQLAPESQIICSPKTYTEMADIQQGESQPKTAKLSEMCGIPLESTHNADSKINENEREESTNKDPKKSFRKRWLNKQEYPSSKRPATQDIKHTEQVKSLETQASLDAVVEKEETTVIVLDDDDEGVTSDRSKQYNPSGVISKGKVGPGQLHCLHSSVYINNMRSASEPPIGTSITQKNITPLGKRPASVPCFAQQLHNARAQYESQNKDIIENVEETAKGNGNDDEFVNRLKLVLNDLISVPVPEVSKLQHLTCPIDELLASLVKRRGALPSKASDPKERLRKDFLVLVKLCMPKELLEDWGWNSSSPEEILDELIKVTNSGVDGSKGNARLNLAREVNSKTPTSPQTLDNSDTVHINHASPPSPYPNAAVASADTNSTPDPVIPVSSQDLESSNQAPRPQTSPERALPPRHAGPILIQYPALSPQHRRVAHPPQQTSTSLHPVPAVSHSSHHPPQISSQQSTALSPPMYHSSTPNTQQPTKWPLTRRSVPPISRPTILLSNNSEPPFPQPEDHLEDEVFTPTNRNPLTVPYSRPQMPVHPQKPVHESIPQNIKPTQEHDRYPPALTVQMPPQNSTHPHNIPITVLHYSQVPQPSPNGPYGQHSSHPYSNPVSTHNIHNPPLHYPRGPYPQPYPYPYYHPNHPPYPRPAYRHASIIHRPHNLPPRLPYSPRSPHRSPTIRLVAQPPAPLSPSHWSGTNITGTEEERIVSSAAIKPPA, from the exons ATGAGCTCTACCGGTCTCAAACTTCGCGACACCAGGGAGCTGTTAGCAAGGCCTGATCAAAACCAGCCTGAAGAAAGTGTCCATCTTCACTTCACTGGTTCTTTGCAGAGCCAAGAAGTCAGTATTGGTGCAAAAGAACTTTCAACAGAGAAAACAGTAAACTCCATGTCGCCCTCATTGGCCATGGCCAATGCCAACTCCCCACCTTCAAACCAGAATGAGAGTTTGGGCAAAGAAACTATTGCATCACAGAATTCAAGTCGTGAAATTGAACCCATTccaaagaaaaagagaattttAGAAGCATCAGAAATTCTTCAGGAATTAAAAGAATCTGAAAAACAGCCCACTAGTTCAGAAGATATACTAGCTCGTGCTTGTTCTGCTGTAGGCATTGGAGGAGATTTATCAGACAGTGTTGTTGAAGAGTCTTTGCCAAACCATCAAGAGCATAATGGGGAAATTCACAGAGTAGCACCTAATTACCCTTACAGTAGGGGATTAAGAATCCCACCTCAAAACATTCCTCTATCCCCGAGATTGAGGTCTGTGGATGAAATAAGATTTCGTCATCCCTTTCATCCTGCATTTCGACCACCTAGTGAAAGCACTTATGGTATGGAAATCAGGCCTCTGTATAATCATGGATATCCAGTTCCGTCTAGATTGCCTTTACACCCTAATGAGGCCCATCGGTACTATGCAGTACCACGCTATCCAAACAGATATGCCTATGGGGGCCCCCCAGGTCATATTCCACCTTCCATACCCAGGCCACCAGTTTTGAGACCTGCACCACCAAATGCACCTCATGAACATCGCCCTTCCATGCCACATCCCACCCAAGGTTATCCTTATGATCCCCACCACATACCGCGGCCAACAATACATCATGTTCCACCCACTGTCTCTCAATTGCACCATGAGCATAGGGTGGAACCTTCAAAAATACGACACATTCATCCTGCTACTTCGGAAACAAGGCCCGTCCAACAAAGTCACCCTGAGATTGCATACAGATTACCTAACCAACACAGTTTAGCTGTTGGACCAGTTTCACCCGAGCACTTATCACCTACTTCCATAAAACACCCGTATCCACAACCAAGTAATCCAATCCCTATTCAACCAAAATTGCATGGTAATCCACAAAATCACTTACAAGATTCAAGGGGACTCCATGCACGGGTTAATGAGGCATATGTTAGTGGAGTCATACATGGGATTCACCCAACAATAGGGTCACCACATCATAATAGCTCTCAAGAATTATCTTGTGAAAACCCTTTTCAAATACCTGATTTGCAAGACAATAAAAATATAGCACATGTCTCTAAACACCAAACCATAGCTTCTTCCCATGATCCATCATATGTGAAAGTTTTAACTTCGTCACTAGAAAAGAATAAACCTGAACTTTCTATAGTGTCACCCATGGGAAATAAAACAGAGCAAGCAGAGACTGAATTTATGATTGATAGAAGTACAACAATAAGTAGAAGTACGGGACAAAATTCTTTACTCCCTAGAAGGCCTAGGCAACCACCAGAACCTTGTGTGGAGTTGATTCCTATACTTGCACCTACACAAGAAGAAAAATGTAGTAAAGGTAAGTTTAATGAGAGAATTCAGCAATCACCTCCTGTTTCTAGTCACCTGGATGTTGATAGGAAACAGCTGTGCCCTCCAAATACTTTACATGAAAGACAATTAGCCCCAGAAAGCCAAATTATATGCTCCCCAAAAACATATACAGAAATGGCTGACATTCAACAAGGTGAATCACAGCCGAAAACAGCAAAACTATCAGAAATGTGTGGAATTCCCTTAGAAAGTACGCATAATGCAGattcaaaaataaatgaaaatgagagGGAAGAATCAACAAACAAAGACCCTAAAAAGTCCTTTAGAAAACGGTGGTTAAATAAACAAGAATATCCTTCTTCAAAAAGACCTGCTACACAAGATATTAAACATACAGAACAAGTAAAATCATTGGAAACACAAGCATCACTAGATGCAGTTgtggaaaaagaagaaacaacaGTAAttgtacttgatgatgatgatgaaggtgtaACCTCAGATAGAAGCAAGCAATATAATCCTTCAGGTGTCATCAGCAAGGGAAAAGTAGGGCCAGGTCAACTTCACTGTCTTCATAGTTCAGTATACATAAACAATATGAGATCAGCTTCTGAACCGCCTATTGGAACTTCAATAACTCAAAAGaatattactccattaggtaaaagGCCAGCCTCTGTACCTTGTTTTGCTCAACAGCTACATAATGCGAGGGCTCAATATGAATCTCAGaataaagatatcattgaaaatgttgaagaaactgCAAAGggaaatggtaatgatgatgaattTGTTAATCGTCTGAAATTAGTGTTAAATGACCTTATATCAGTACCTGTACCTGAAGTGTCCAAGCTGCAACATCTTACTTGTCCCATTGACGAGTTACTAGCTTCTCTAGTGAAACGCCGTGGCGCACTACCTTCTAAGGCCTCTGATCCAAAGGAGCGACTTAGAAAAGATTTCTTGGTTTTGGTCAAACTTTGTATGCCGAAGGAGTTGTTAGAAGATTGGGGTTGGAACAGTTCTTCACCAGAAGAGATACTTGATGAACTTATCAAAGTTACAAATAGTG GTGTGGATGGCTCTAAAGGAAATGCAAGACTGAATTTAGCAAGAGAGGTCAATAGTAAAACCCCTACATCTCCTCAAACTCTTGATAATTCTGATACAGTTCACATCAACCATGCTAGTCCTCCGTCTCCATATCCTAATGCAGCAGTGGCATCTGCTGATACAAATTCTACCCCCGATCCCGTCATCCCAGTCTCATCTCAGGACTTAGAATCCTCTAACCAAGCACCTCGCCCACAAACTTCCCCCGAGAGAGCTCTACCCCCTCGGCATGCTGGTCCAATTTTGATTCAATATCCTGCTTTGTCTCCTCAGCACCGTCGGGTTGCTCATCCCCCTCAACAGACATCTACCTCCCTTCATCCTGTCCCTGCTGTTTCCCATTCTTCACATCACCCTCCCCAAATATCTTCTCAACAGTCTACAGCTTTATCTCCACCTATGTATCATTCTTCTACTCCTAACACACAGCAACCCACTAAATGGCCCTTAACTAGGCGTTCTGTACCTCCTATCTCTCGACCAACAATCCTTCTTTCCAACAACAGTGAGCCACCTTTTCCTCAGCCAGAAGACCACTTGGAGGATGAAGTCTTCACACCAACTAATAGAAATCCACTTACAGTCCCCTATTCACGCCCTCAAATGCCAGTACACCCTCAAAAGCCAGTCCATGAGAGCATTCCACAAAATATTAAGCCAACACAAGAACATGATAGGTATCCGCCTGCTCTTACAGTACAAATGCCCCCACAAAACTCTACACATCCTCACAATATTCCTATTACTGTTTTACATTATTCACAAGTGCCCCAGCCATCCCCAAATGGACCGTATGGTCAACATTCTTCGCATCCATACAGTAATCCAGTAAGTACCCATAATATACATAACCCACCTCTACACTATCCAAGAGGACCATATCCTCAACCTTATCCCTATCCCTACTATCACCCAAACCATCCTCCTTATCCTCGTCCTGCATATCGCCATGCTAGTATCATTCATAGACCTCACAATCTCCCTCCGCGTCTTCCCTATAGTCCCAGAAGCCCTCACAGGAGCCCAACAATACGTCTAGTCGCTCAACCTCCCGCTCCTCTATCGCCTAGTCATTGGAGTG